The sequence cgatgagaaggtcggcggttcgaatccccgcgacaaggtgtgctcccgttgctcggtccctgctcctgccaacctagcagttcgaaagcatgtcgaagtgcaagtagataagtaggtacctctccagcaggaaggtaaacggttcgctagaagcggcttagtcatgctggccacatgacccggaagctgtctgcagacaaacgctggctcctcggcctacagagcgagatgagcgccgcaaccccagagtcggtcacaattggacctaatggtcaggggtccctttacctttacctagggggtgGTAGTAAATTCCCACTTATACAATTATTTTCTCTAAGCTGACTTGTTGTGAACAATCGGATACATCTATATGTTTTTTTACAGACCCCCTCTTATTCTTTTGTATAACATGCACGAAAAATCTCCCTATCCATTTTCTCAGCATCTGCACCATGTTGCAAAGCCCTCTTCAGAGATGTGCTCCCAAGCCCTCATTGTGAAGTTCTTTTATGTTGCAGCTCATGTTCAGGTATTCCTGTGTCAACAGTGAAGCTCTGAAAGTGGATTTAAATCCAGTTTGGGTTCTGCCATGACTCCTGCTTTCTCGTCTTTCCCCTCAAAGATGTCTGCCATGGGTGTAGACAGAGGAGGGCAGGGAGGGCAGCTGGCCccttaaatcaaataaataaataaataaataaataaataaataaataaataaataacactttACTAACTGACCAACTGTGTCACAGATTACTCAGTTCTGCCCTCAccacaaaagcccccccccccaaaatccctggctgtgtttcagtttttggAAAACCAGACCTGTAGTGACTTGGGTGCTAGgctttatgtataggctaagtaggctgaagcctagggcatctaaatctagggggcctcgccagcctgcccacTCCCCAGCGCCGCAGACAGtcttccctctcccaaaattgcaaacccaagacttcctGTGAGggcatttctcccccatttcaatgacattttgcttGGAAAGGAAAGGCGGACTTGGACATCGTCTTCCGCCATAATTCTCTAAGGGAGAGGTCACATACTCAACTTGGATACCACCCTCCCCCATAATCCTTGGGATATACAGTCAAGTACACAGCATTTATAGGGGGACAATTAACATCCACTGATGGGTTTCCTGAGGCAGGTGTTCCCACAGCCCATCCTCAGGAAGGCCAGAAGGCAAGGATATGCATtgatagttttattgttctttagGTGGCGGGTACTTAAGAtgtaggagggacgcgggtggcgctgtggttaaaacctcagtgcctaggacttgctgatcgtaaggtcggcgattcgaatccctgcgtcgttcggtcccagctcctgcccacctagcagttcaaaagcacctctaagtgcaagtagataaataggtaccgctttatagcgggaaggtaaacgacgtttccgtgtgaggcgctggtgctggctcaccagatgcagcttcgtcacactggccacgtgacccggaagtgtctgcggacagcgctggctcctggcctctagagtgagatgagcgcgcaaccctagagtcggacatgactggcccatacgggcaggggtacctttacctttacctttacttaagatGTACTTAAGGTGGCGGGTacttaaaaaagcagagacatcaccttaggAGACACCAGGTTCTAGGTCTGGGCAGGCCTGAACCTTGACATTGCCCCTGCCCTGGCATATGCAAGGATGCTCATCATGGCGGCTTTCAGTTATTTTCAAGTGCAACTCCCATAAcctccagctggcatggccagtggttagggatgatgggatttgtagtccacaacatctagaaTGCAGCACTCTGGCTACAATCGCATGAGCACATATTGTTGTTACCAGGTTTGTTATCTgaatgataaaaaggtaaaggtacccctgcccgttcgggccagtcttgacagactctagggttgtgcgctcatctcactctagaggccgggagccagcgctgtccgcagacacctccgggtcacgtggccagcgtgacaagctgcatctggtgagccagcgcagcacacggaacgccgtttaccttcccgctagtaagcggtccctatttatctacttgcacccgggggtgctttcgaactgctaggttggcaggcgctgggaccgagcgacaggagcgcaccccaccgcagggattcgaaccgccgacctttcgatcggcaagtcctaggcgctgaggcttttacccacagcgccacccgcgtctgaaTGATGGTGTGATGCTAAATCTCTCTTCCCTTTTTTCTCTCCAGACGCTGTGGAATCTGGACTAAAGCTGCAAAAAGGTAAATGTCAGGGTCTAATGGAGGCACAGTTTTAggagaaacatagaatcatagacttgtagaagtTGTAAGGGAGAGTGAGGGTCATCAAACAACCCTGTGCAACgcaagaatctttcacccaacgtggcgcatgaacccacaactctgaaattaagagtcttgtgGTCTAGAGAAAGACAAGTCATATAGTTGATCTGATGCAGGGAGCCAGGATGGACTCTTGCATTTAAGGTTACTGGTGGGAGTGACACTTCCTAGATCTTACATCAAACTATCTGTAATAAAAGAAAGCAATTTATAGCAACAGTACAATAGATATCATTATAAAAGATGCAACATCTATTTTCTGCATCACTTCTAAAGGAACCTCAAGCAATAAACTGGTATCATTCCAACAATAAAAGCTCACTGCAAATTGATTTTGCGTTACCCaacagtgtgtccatttgaaaacagatgtaagGGGGGGAGTTACACCACGACTGCAGACTCCAATTCATTTTTCACTCACCTGCGACATGTGCAGGGAAGAAAAGGCATGGATAAACTAATCAAAGGTGGTTCGGTTCAAGTGTCACTGTTTTTGATGTATATAAACTACAGTACCTGGAAAGTTgcaggtgttaagttgtgggcgaacatatcagacgacacagcgattcttccaaagcagctctttatttgtaagctggaacagaactgactgaggagctcagtcagcctgattatatagagctccagaacaatgtaactgtagcaactttctaaaactatccaatcactgaacgtcactttcgatccttcatttgcatacaaactatccaatcactgaacgtcactttcgatccttcatttgcataactatctacagtatccccctgctggcccagggtgagaacttcagtacgtaacagcaggattgttgttgttgttgtttagtcgtttagtcgtgtccgactcttcgtgaccacatgggccagagaacgccaggcacctctgtcctccactgcctatATTTAAAGTATGTTATCCTGCTGTTTCAGATTAAGCCGAAAGCCGAAACAGCAGGGTAACATACTTTAAATATATAACAGGAACTTGGGTGGTAGCTGCAAAGAGGGTATTTTCTCTGCTGTGGCCTGCTGCCAGTTTTTCCTGACCTTTCAAGGCAAAATATTGAGCTGTGAATCAGAGGAGTCCCTAGTTTGACTCCTGCTTCTCTGCATGAACTTGAGTGGCAGGCGAGGTGGCCACATTTTCATTGGCTTTCTGTTAGGTCAGTCAGGAGAGGAAGCCCGCCTCTTGTCCCTCCCCCAGGCAGCTTTCCCAAAAGAGGAACTTGTTTGGTTCATGTTCTCTCTGACTAAAGTGATATTTCACTGACAAAGGGCTGCATTCATTGAGAAAATGGGGCTAATTGAAAGCATCTTCTGCTAATAGGTGCCCTGCGGTGTGATTGGCAAATATCTGGATACCATTAGCTGAGCTGTTTGCAAAGGCCGTTTGCAGAGTTCGTTCCAGAGGTTATTATTGCACATTATCAGATGCTGGCGATTTTGTCAAAACGACTCGCTGAAAACTGGCACCGGGATGGAGGGCTGGGCTGTTTCTCCTCTGTATGTGGGGGCTGCTAACTAGAAAGAAGATATCAATGGagcaagacggggggggggggcgaggcggAAATTCATTCATTAGCTTGCAAAGTAGCCTGAGGCTGACATGCAgatagtaaacaacaacaacaaacttcacCACCTCTCGGAGGGAAATGGTTCCTTAAAACGAGCAGCCACCATGGATGAGCATTTAATTATGTATATATGGAGCTCCACCCAACTCCAAGGCAGCAGAGACCCTGAGTAATCGCATCTCAATTTCCTGGAAAGGGAACACGCCCATTACAGACGCAAAAGAGAGAAAACGAAACCAGTTCCCTCTTCCTGGCGAGGCAGCAGCCATGGCTGCTTCTGGTGGTCCCGTCCGGGATCTCAGCGAGGAAGCCACTTGCTCCATTTGCCTGGATTATTTCACGGATCCAGTGATCATCCCGGAGTgcgggcacaacttctgccgatCCTGCCTGATCCAGTATTGGGGGAAATCCCAGGgagaggcttcctgccctcagtGCAGGAGAACAGTGGAGCAAGGCAGCATCAGGAGAAACCTGCAGCTGGCAAATTTTGTAGAAATAGCCAAGAAATTCagccatctggggggggggggagagggaaaggagggagaaggaaaaggaagggtctgcgagaagcaccaggagcccctgaagcTGTTCTGCAAGGAGGATGAAAGCCCCATCTGTGTGGTGTGCGACAGATCCAAGGAGCACAAAAGCCACGAGGTGATTCCTCTGGAGGAGGCGTCCCAGGAGTACAAGGTGGGAAAACGCAGTGGGTCTTTCTTGGGGGTGGAAGAGCTGCAGACAAGAGGGGTttgcaataatgatgatgatgatgtaatgtATTCTCTCTACTTGCCACCCAAAAGGAATCCTCCAGCAAGAGATCTTGTGCAGCCTGATAAAACTAAACTTCTGAAACTTTATACgataaatatttctttttctttttgagggaGTAAAGTGCCCCCAGTGACCCCTGAATGCAGGCTGCAGTAACTCCCTTGGGAGGAAAGATTACAACATCTAGGATTAATTTATTAAAAAGGAGGGGGGTTGTTGGAGGTGTGTTGAGTGTGGGGGACAAATAGCAAAACCCCCATGTTTCTCAGCTCTGATATAGGGCAGGTCCATTTCTGCCTCCTCTGGGATGAAAAAGGGGAGCCTCTGCAAAAGACCCAGGGATGTGGGGCAGGGAGCAAACACAGGATTCAGCCtgccttttaatgtgtaatgcagcccaatttggattttgttttcttttcaggatCAGATCAGCAGCTGCCTAGACAAtgtgaggaaggagagagagaaaattctcgtatttaaagcaaacacagaaaaggaaagcCAAGACCTGCTTGTAAGCACTGTTGTTACTACTTTAAGATGAAAAATGCTATagtctagaacagtggttcccaaacttttttcaggTGGTGCGCCATCCCATTGGCCCTGGCGAGGTGACAGCGGCGGCCGCTCGGCGACCTCCTCGCCCGTCTCCTCGTGAGGGAAACGCGGCATCGGCGTCAGGGCGCCTCCGGCGGAGCAAGGCTGCTGGCCTTCGCCTTCCCCTCCGCCTTCCTCCTTTTCGCCACGCCGCCTGCGCCTCCGCTGCCTCCCGCTCTAATCGGGCCCTCCCAGGTGTCGGGCTCCGAGGGCCCCACTCCACCACGCCCATCTGCAGCACGGGCCCCGCCGCCGCGCTCCCGCCAGCCGCCCTGGCCGCTTCACCCGCCTCCTCCTCGGGCTCGAAGCCCGGGTTGTCCCGGCTCCAGGCCTGCCTCGAGCAAGACGAGAGCGGCAGCGGCGACGAGCAAGACGAAGGAGGAGGTGAAGGAGAAGAAGCGCCGACGCCACCGCTGCTGCCCGGTGGGTCCCTCAGCCGTCCCAGTTCCAGATGCTCCAGGCCGCCGGGAGGGCAAAGTCCCGCCATGGCCCCCTGACCCTGGACGaaggccgccgccgcctcagaaATTTTCTCTCAGGCCGGCCGAGTAACGGCGCGGGAAGGGAGCGCCTTCGCTTTCTCCATCGCCCGCAGCGCACCGCCTCGCAGGGGGAAGCGGGCAAGCCGGGCTGGCGGCTACACAGGCCACATGACGAgatctggcgggccggattcggcctgcagaccttgtgtttgacacccgtggtctagaatcaatatctgggggggggggaggaatatggAATACAGAAAGTGGTTTATTTTTGAACAGCCATATCTCCCACAGACATGGAAGACCATTTAAAGGAGGGGGTTGGAAGCTCTTTCCCTGCTGAATATAGGCGTAATCTCTCTAAAAGTTCAGAAGTGGCCTTCAAAAGGAATTGGGACAACTGGCCTCTTCATCCTGCAAGAGCAGACTAGATGCCTGATATTGGCCCACTGTTCTCTTCTTTCAACCTCTTTGCTGCAGAAACAAACaggtgcagagagggaaaagatGGTGGCTGAGTTCAGGCGActgcaccagtttctggaagaacaAGAGAAGCTTCTTCTGGCCCAGATGGCAGaagtggagaaggagattgcagccaaAAGGGAGGAACACCTGGCCAGACTCTCCAGGGAACTCTCCTCTCTTGACAGCCTCAtccaggagatggaggagaagcttcAGGAACCAGCGAGTGAACTCCTGCAGGTGAGGCCTCATCCTGATGCGAGAGGGTGGAGTGTGCTGCTTCAGACTACAGGCAGGAGGATAACATATCTTAGCCCCCACCCAATCCCCCGCAAAGAAGCTGCTGTAAAAAAACACAATTGGTACATGAAGGGTGAAAGGCCTGGGGTCACAAAAGGGGTGTTGCTTGATCAAGCCACAGGCTTCTTCACTTTAGCATCGTGTTCTTGCATTGGCCAACCAGAGGTGGCTGGAAGCCTAAAGAACCAGCAGCACTCTGCCCCCCTCTGTTTCCCTGCAAGGGGAACTCAGCTGCTTAGTATTGATAACTGATTGGAGTCATGCAGAGGTTTGGAGcccattgtcagcaatatgctggtgACTCTCCTTTACACcttcaggtgaggcagtggaagtgctggaccgtTGTCTTGTCTCCATaacggactggatgagagccaacaaactgcagctcaatccagataagactgaggagCTATTGGTGGAAGGACCCCAAACTGGATGGGTGGGAGATGGGCTGCTTTTGATAGGGTTACGCTTCCTCTGATGGATTGGGTACATAGCTTGGTGGTAGTACATGGGGTTTGGATTATTtggttgctcttgtttttatttttattatgaattatatatttttatactgtgatttTATCTCGTGAACCACCCAGAGACGTGCGGGTACAGGGTTGTATACAAAattgataaaaacaacaacagtagaaCTGACTCCACTgacatcctccctccctcccttccttccttccttccttccttcctttctttctttctttctttctttctttctttctttctttctttccatccaGGATATCGGAAGCTTCTTGCAGAGGTAAGTGATGGGAGACCCCCGCCTTATTCTGATGCTATGAATTTTCCTGATTAACAGGTGAGAAACTCACTCTCCACTTCCTCCTTCCAGAGATAATGTAGGACTCCATCGTCCATTTCACAAAATGGCAGACAAAAATAGGGACACATTTTTGTGGTGGCTATTGGTCCCATCTAAACTCACAGTCAGGAAGCCATTCCCATTGCATATAACTgaaggctcttctctgtgatcTGTGATGGATTCATTTACTCTGCAATTGGTACAAAAAGGGGGGACATCCCAAAGGGGCTTGTAAATATCTTCACTATAACTTACCTTTAAATATCCAGCGTATTTCAGGCTCCTGCAGGTTCTTCCTCAGACATAAGAATGTGAgaaagggccctgctggatcaggccagtggcccatctagtccaccatcctgttttcacaatgattaaccagatgccagtgggaaacccaTGGCGAGCAGGATCTGAGCCCCAGAGgacactcccctcctgtggttcagAGGCACCACTGCCTTTGACGCAGCTGTCGCAAATAGCAGCCGCTGAGAGTCTTGTCCTCCAGACAACTTAAGACTTTCTAATATTTTATGGATATtactttcaaatattttttatattttccctaTTTTTAAAGTATAGTTACTGTGCTATATTTTATAATGTTAATTGCAAAAACCATTCTAAAGGATCCTGAAtttccttatttttcagaaatgcaCATACCAGATCAATATGTTTTGCTCATTAATCACTTGAAATGCTTCACTAAAACTGGTGTAGTCCTAAAATCTCCACGTAAGGACCCAGTGTTGCTCactttcctaaaaaaaataatttgaagGTAAAGAAGCTGATATATGTGGTCTCAAATTCCTATATTTCCTTCAGCATATTTTGGAAGCGGGTGTGTGTTGGTTTTTCTTCAACTTCTTAGATGCTTTCTACATCCACACATCATCTAGATGCTCCTTTTTGCCATAGGAAAATCCTGCTCCCAAGTCTTCATGATATATCCATCATGCCTTTATCATCAGGATGAGACCCCTGCCTTGTCAGAAAGCTCCTTGCATTGGAAGGATGTTGTCTTGACtttgctctcctcctcccaggtCTCAGGAGAAGGAGAACTTAGAGGATCCTCCTGTGGCTTTTCCTCCTGCCCTGAAGTGGAGGATCTGGGACTTCTGTGATATTAATCCCTTCCTGGAGGGAGTCATGCAGCAGTGCAGAGGTTAGTAAAGAAGGGCTGAAAGTATTTTATACTGGCTGTTTAGAAGTGTTCATGACAGGCTCCAGATCATACGGAATATTAGCCATGcaaggaaaatggtttttttgtttatattttttcaATATCTAGAAGTCACACTTTAATATGTAGATGATTCACAACTGATTTTACTTATGCAATTGAAAGAGGACGATAAACCCTTCTTGCTGGTCTCTGGAATCACTCCAGCTGGtgtggccagtggttagggatgatgggacttgtagtccacaaCACCTGGCTACAATCTCATGAGCTCATATTGTTCTTTCTTTGATGGTGTGATGCTAAATCTCTGTTCCCTTTTCTCTTCCAGACACTGTGGAATATGGACTTCAGCTTCAAAAaggtacatttaataataataataataataataataataataataataataataataaatattattatttataccctgcccatctggctgggtttccccagccattttcCAAGGCAAAATTCGGGAGAGATGGGATCTGCTTCTCAAAAGACCAGGCCACTGCAGCTCTTCCGCCATGCCTTATTTCCCCTTATTTCCCAGAGGCATATGATGAGTGAGAGCAGCCTGCTGGGCTAGAGGGgctcttggcctgatcctgcagactctTAGGAAGCCCCCAGCCCAGGATGGCTGGCTTTTCTGTGCCCAATCTCCATAAGACACAGGGGTGGTGTGAAgccaaagggggggaaatatcccTTTGAGCCATACAGGGTCCCCACCCCTTTTATGTAAGAGTGGGAAATGCATGAACACAAATAGCTCAGAAAATGGCTGCAACAACCTTTGGGGGCTAGAAGGTGAATGGGTTCTGATGTCTGTGGAGGGAGCTGGGGGCTCCCTGAGTGTGAACTCCAGGGGTCCGGCTTCCCAGCAAGATTGGGGGTCTTCCCTCAGCTTTTCTGTTGGAGGGGAGACATGACGTCACTGCTTAAACTAGAGAAACTTGAGTAAACTTAAAAGAGCAGGACAGAATTGCACCACAGACCAGGGAAAAAAGCCCAATGGGAAGACAGAAGTCCAGTCTGGCCTGATCCTGGACACCACAAAAAGGGATTCataagagctggaaaaggtgcagcaGATGGCAGCATAAAGGAAACTCCTACTTATCTTTAAAATTATATTCTGGGATTCTTTTAGAAAACAGCAGTAAGTAAAATACATAAAGGCTAATCAATACAACAATAAATTAGTAAAACCCTTTAcattttacaatttttttttaactaataGCAGCACTCGCAACATCCAATATCCCACTTAATTTCCAAAGGCCACTGTACAAATgtgtgtctttaaaaagaaagcgCTTGACTAACTTTCCATAACGTGGTGAGAGGACTGCGGAGCAGATCTTCTTCCTAATGTCCACCAGCCTGACTAATTTCTAAATGGGCTTCTCATTATGCTTCCACTGCCCACCTTTTCCATAAATGTGAGGAACATTGAAGAAAAAGATGAATCATATAGCCAATCAGGTCTGGGGAACCAGGATGGGGTCTTTGCATTGAAGGTGATAAttttttttgtggttttgtgtgtgtgtgtgacccttTATCTTAGGATTGCAACAATAAATGCATTAACGATTAACACAATTCATAGGAAAAGAAAGCCATTCATGTCAACGATGTAATAGAACTATAAATTTTCTGCATCGCTCAAACCAAACTGCAAGGTATAATCAAATTTGTTCTTGGCTGATTGCTCATAGTTTGCCTGGGAAAAACAAACCATAGGCCCAAACACCTCCCAGGGACTCCTGCATCACACTGCAGAACATGGAGCGGAGAGTagtaaggtggtggactctccttccttggaggtttataagcagaggttgggggggggctgtcatGAATATTTTAATtgggattcctgtattgcagtgggTTACACTAGAGGACCCTTCTGCCATGaactgtgggggtggggtggccttagacaagccactgtctctcagcctcagtcctcCCATCTGAAAAATGGGCATAGTTAAGATTGACTTAACTTACAGGGAAGTTGCAAGGGTTCTATGTAGAGAATGTGTGTTAAGTACTTGAAAGAACTGCAAATATTTCAAGAGTCATTAAGAACTTGATACACATCCCTGTCTCGAATGCAGAGTCATGGAGTCCCTGTTCATTTCAGAGGGGATGCTATTTCTGTCATGTGCCTAAAGAAAAGTCAGCTTCCCCGTTGACGtcgtttctcttctctttcctcatCTGCCCCAACAGAAAACGTAACTTTGGATCCAGACACAGCACATCCCCTCCTCATCCTGTCTGAGGATCGAAagagtgtgagagagggaggagtGCGTCAAGACCTGCCAGACAACCCTAAGAGATTTGACACATGTTGCTGTGTTCTGGGGTGTGAGGGTTTCACATcagg comes from Podarcis raffonei isolate rPodRaf1 chromosome 2, rPodRaf1.pri, whole genome shotgun sequence and encodes:
- the LOC128409060 gene encoding zinc finger protein RFP-like; translation: MAASGGPVRDLSEEATCSICLDYFTDPVIIPECGHNFCRSCLIQYWGKSQGEASCPQCRRTVEQGSIRRNLQLANFVEIAKKFSHLGGGGEGKEGEGKGRVCEKHQEPLKLFCKEDESPICVVCDRSKEHKSHEVIPLEEASQEYKDQISSCLDNVRKEREKILVFKANTEKESQDLLKQTGAEREKMVAEFRRLHQFLEEQEKLLLAQMAEVEKEIAAKREEHLARLSRELSSLDSLIQEMEEKLQEPASELLQDIGSFLQRSQEKENLEDPPVAFPPALKWRIWDFCDINPFLEGVMQQCRDTVEYGLQLQKENVTLDPDTAHPLLILSEDRKSVREGGVRQDLPDNPKRFDTCCCVLGCEGFTSGRHFWEVIVGREETWGVGVARKSVKRKGVLYFNTTEGIWGLGKSDGEIKFCSPRKAPVPSEEPERIRVTLNCEGGRMSFYDANTAALLHADTAAPFSGETLQPYFFVSKKGNLRLS